In one Roseburia intestinalis L1-82 genomic region, the following are encoded:
- a CDS encoding galactokinase: protein MVWENVLAKFKELFGGEGEIGVYFAPGRVNMIGEHTDYNGGHVFPCALTIGTYGVARKREDKKLRFYSMNFEQLGVLESSVENLKPEKEADWTNYPKGVMWAFGEKGMKVEQGMDLVLFGNIPNGSGLSSSASVEVLTGFILRDMFGFDVTNQDLALIGQYSENKFNGVNCGIMDQFAIAMGKAGHAIFLDTATLKYEYAPIKLENAKIVISCSNKKRGLGDSKYNERRSECEKALAELQKVVSIDALGDLTEVQFEEHKDAIKEEVCVRRAKHAVYENQRTIKAVEALKNNDVALFGKLMNESHVSLRDDYEVTGIELDTLVEEAWKIDGVIGSRMTGAGFGGCTVSIVKDEAVDTFIKEVGAAYEKKIGYAADFYVVEIGDGPVKLA from the coding sequence ATGGTTTGGGAGAACGTACTGGCAAAGTTTAAAGAGTTATTTGGCGGCGAAGGAGAGATTGGTGTTTATTTTGCACCGGGACGTGTGAATATGATCGGAGAGCATACCGATTACAACGGCGGTCATGTATTTCCATGTGCACTGACGATCGGTACTTATGGTGTGGCAAGAAAAAGAGAGGATAAAAAACTTCGTTTTTATTCGATGAATTTTGAGCAGCTTGGCGTGTTAGAGTCATCTGTAGAGAATTTAAAACCGGAGAAAGAAGCTGACTGGACCAACTATCCGAAGGGCGTGATGTGGGCATTCGGAGAGAAAGGCATGAAGGTAGAACAGGGTATGGATCTTGTATTATTCGGAAATATCCCGAATGGTTCCGGACTTTCTTCTTCCGCATCCGTAGAGGTTTTAACAGGATTTATCTTACGCGATATGTTTGGATTTGATGTGACAAATCAGGATCTTGCACTGATCGGTCAGTATTCGGAAAATAAATTCAACGGTGTCAACTGTGGTATCATGGATCAGTTTGCTATCGCAATGGGCAAAGCAGGCCATGCGATCTTCCTTGACACTGCAACTTTAAAATATGAGTATGCACCGATCAAACTGGAGAATGCAAAGATTGTGATTTCCTGCAGTAATAAAAAACGTGGACTGGGCGATTCCAAATACAATGAGCGCCGCAGTGAGTGTGAAAAAGCACTGGCAGAGTTACAGAAAGTTGTCTCCATCGACGCACTTGGAGATCTGACAGAGGTACAGTTTGAAGAACACAAAGATGCCATCAAAGAGGAAGTGTGTGTAAGACGTGCAAAACATGCAGTTTATGAGAATCAGAGAACGATCAAAGCAGTAGAGGCACTGAAAAATAATGATGTTGCCTTATTTGGAAAACTGATGAATGAATCCCACGTTTCTCTCCGCGATGATTATGAAGTAACCGGTATTGAGCTGGATACTTTGGTTGAGGAAGCATGGAAGATTGATGGTGTGATCGGCTCAAGAATGACAGGTGCGGGCTTTGGCGGATGTACGGTCAGCATCGTAAAAGATGAGGCTGTGGATACCTTTATCAAAGAAGTCGGTGCAGCTTATGAGAAGAAGATCGGATATGCAGCAGATTTCTATGTTGTTGAGATTGGTGACGGTCCAGTGAAATTAGCCTGA
- a CDS encoding glycoside hydrolase family 53 protein: protein MNFVKGMDLSTLAELEKCGAKYYDNGEEKDILEIMKSYDVDTIRIRVWNDPWSETGESYGAGENDPKTSLEIAKKVTKAGFGVLLNLHYSDFWADPGKQFKPKAWENYGVKELEQAVYDFTLEMMHLYLENGVNITMVQVGNELSNGLLWPEGKVPNYDNIATFVNAGIRAVRKADEERLAGSIKGVCPQMKELSKILVMIHLDNGGNNALYREWFDNFTKRGEDFELIGLSYYPFWHGSLQMLNDNMNDIAKRYGKDLIVAEVSMGYTMDDYKDYEKLADEERKGYATKPALVEKIEYPMTVQGQYDFMEDFLNRISHIDDGKGKGFFYWEPAWIPVPGSGWATPASLKYIQDPGPCGNEWANQALFDYEGNALPTLKLIRDFKA from the coding sequence ATGAATTTTGTAAAAGGAATGGATTTGTCTACACTTGCAGAGTTGGAGAAGTGTGGTGCGAAGTATTATGACAACGGAGAAGAAAAGGATATTTTGGAGATCATGAAATCTTATGATGTGGATACGATCCGTATCCGTGTCTGGAATGATCCGTGGTCAGAAACAGGAGAATCTTACGGTGCAGGAGAAAATGATCCAAAGACATCTCTTGAGATCGCCAAAAAGGTGACAAAAGCAGGTTTTGGTGTGCTTTTAAATCTGCATTACAGTGATTTCTGGGCAGATCCGGGAAAACAGTTTAAACCGAAGGCATGGGAAAATTATGGTGTCAAAGAGTTAGAGCAGGCAGTTTATGATTTCACGTTAGAGATGATGCATCTTTATTTGGAAAACGGTGTTAATATCACGATGGTACAGGTCGGAAATGAACTTTCAAATGGTCTGCTCTGGCCGGAAGGCAAGGTGCCGAACTATGATAACATCGCAACATTTGTCAATGCCGGTATCCGTGCTGTCCGCAAAGCAGATGAAGAGCGTCTCGCAGGCTCTATCAAAGGTGTATGCCCGCAGATGAAGGAACTGTCAAAGATTCTGGTTATGATCCATCTTGACAATGGCGGCAACAATGCACTTTACCGTGAATGGTTTGATAATTTTACAAAACGCGGTGAGGATTTTGAACTGATCGGATTGTCCTATTATCCATTCTGGCATGGATCTCTTCAGATGTTAAATGACAACATGAATGATATTGCCAAGCGCTACGGCAAAGATCTGATCGTGGCAGAAGTCTCCATGGGATATACGATGGACGACTACAAGGATTATGAGAAACTTGCCGATGAGGAGCGCAAGGGTTATGCGACGAAACCGGCGCTGGTTGAGAAAATCGAATACCCGATGACCGTACAGGGACAGTATGACTTTATGGAAGACTTCTTAAACCGCATCAGCCATATTGATGATGGAAAAGGGAAGGGCTTCTTCTACTGGGAGCCGGCATGGATCCCGGTTCCGGGTTCCGGCTGGGCAACGCCTGCTTCCTTAAAATACATACAGGATCCGGGACCGTGCGGCAACGAGTGGGCAAACCAGGCATTGTTTGATTATGAGGGCAATGCGCTGCCGACGTTAAAACTGATCCGTGATTTTAAGGCATAA
- a CDS encoding type II CAAX endopeptidase family protein: MKKIGSFFFTFIPFLLALVFQYLAMFFVMGVTLFYEHIRYIFSSNRIYADLWNKTLDLWSTTRVNTLIMIVFSLLCIGAFGFWYHAGYNGIYLIHPRKVFHPLSIVGIILLVPGTQCLSTYLVSFTASLFPQWMKAYEKLMESTGINSGLTVSMFFYSILLAPIGEELLFRGVTMHQAKRVFPFWAANIMQALLFGLFHMNMIQGIYAFFLGMVLGYICEKGGSIYQSILFHMMFNFWGTIISGILPTGNSTLFFVLYFATGVICTFSGLILFRFGTNRLAQKQAAPLYLENTGYDTFYPSN; this comes from the coding sequence ATGAAAAAAATCGGTTCTTTTTTCTTTACATTTATACCGTTTTTACTTGCACTTGTATTTCAGTACCTTGCCATGTTTTTTGTTATGGGAGTCACTCTGTTTTACGAACATATCCGCTATATTTTTTCTTCCAACCGTATCTACGCAGATCTTTGGAACAAAACATTAGATTTATGGTCCACGACACGTGTAAATACCCTGATCATGATTGTATTTTCCCTTCTCTGTATCGGAGCATTTGGCTTCTGGTATCATGCCGGGTATAATGGAATCTATCTGATTCATCCACGAAAAGTTTTTCATCCGCTTTCCATTGTCGGGATCATCCTTTTAGTTCCCGGTACTCAGTGCCTTTCGACCTATCTGGTCTCTTTCACAGCCTCGCTGTTTCCGCAGTGGATGAAGGCATATGAAAAATTAATGGAAAGTACCGGAATAAACAGTGGACTGACCGTTTCCATGTTTTTTTATTCCATCCTGCTTGCCCCGATCGGCGAAGAGCTTCTCTTTCGCGGTGTCACGATGCATCAGGCAAAAAGAGTGTTCCCATTCTGGGCAGCCAATATCATGCAGGCGCTTTTATTTGGACTTTTTCATATGAATATGATCCAGGGAATCTATGCCTTTTTCCTCGGCATGGTCTTAGGTTACATCTGTGAAAAAGGCGGCAGTATTTATCAGTCTATCCTGTTTCATATGATGTTTAACTTCTGGGGAACCATTATAAGCGGCATTTTACCGACCGGCAACAGCACACTCTTTTTCGTTCTTTATTTTGCCACCGGAGTGATCTGTACTTTTAGCGGTCTCATTCTCTTTCGTTTCGGCACAAACCGGCTGGCTCAAAAGCAGGCGGCTCCACTGTACCTTGAAAATACCGGATACGATACTTTTTATCCATCCAATTAG
- a CDS encoding glycoside hydrolase family 2 TIM barrel-domain containing protein, whose product MSFEIKKIHDPKFFKENCMAAHSDHVAYANETEAEEKKSSFRLLLDGVWKFHYARNYAQTVSGFEAEDFDCKCWEDIRVPAHIQMEGYDIPQYVNIQYPWDGREDVWRDAVPSEFNPVASYVKYFTLPEGFRKSGLYISFQGVESGFALWLNGHYVGYSEDSFTPSDFDLTPYVKEGENKLAVQVFKWTSSSWCEDQDFYRFSGIFRSVYLYTMPKVHVYDLKVQPVVDEAVLNADLLVTMQMRGEGKARLTLTGSRNYSVLEEKEEQIVFSEELPVSEGEVHFEKEVKKPDLWSAEIPNLYTLTIECFDQNGERSELVSQRIGFRRFEMKDGIMTLNGKRIVFKGVNRHEFSSKTGRAVTREEVLKDIVTMKQNNINAIRTCHYPDASIIYDLCDEYGLYMIAENNLESHGSWDAAMHGSVPKDMIVPGDNMDWEPMMLDRVNSCYQRDKNHPAVLIWSVGNESYGGKVIFDMSEKFRALDPYRLVHYEGIFNDRRYEATSDMESQMYTSVENVKKFLAEHKEKPFIMCEYTHAMGNSCGAMHKYTDLTDTEPRYQGGFIWDYIDQSILKKDRYGKDFQAYGGDFLERPTDYNFSGNGICYGGDRDPSPKMQEVKFNYQNISILFEKEGKFTVVNKNLFANTDRFRCVAVLQKNGVVVKKQEIETAVPPLSTKDYEIPFAILRADDKDQKKDPDAEYTLTVSFWLKEDMSWADAGHEVAFGQKIYKKIPAFHASEKPIRVVHGKVNIGVKGEDFDCLFSMLSGGLVSYRYAGKEMIEKIPMPNFWRAPVDNDNGSMAPARYAQWKIASMYISHRNGGMFDNVPTKVEEKDNTVTVTYTYFMPTTPAGKCQVSYTVFGDGTIETKLMYDPVEGLPDMPEFGMMFWFNADYDNLTWYGMGPDETYADRRHGAKLGIYSNKVADNMAKYLVPQECGNKVGVRYARLVDAKGRGMMFEGDELSFSALPYTPHELENAAHVYELPQVHHTIVRVALAQMGVGGDDSWGSLVHPEYHIDVTKPLEFTFRFKGI is encoded by the coding sequence ATGTCATTCGAAATAAAAAAGATCCATGATCCGAAGTTTTTTAAGGAAAACTGCATGGCAGCACACTCCGATCATGTGGCATATGCGAATGAAACAGAAGCAGAAGAAAAAAAGAGCAGCTTCCGGTTATTACTGGATGGCGTCTGGAAATTTCATTATGCGAGAAATTATGCGCAGACCGTCAGTGGGTTTGAGGCAGAAGATTTTGATTGTAAATGCTGGGAGGATATTCGGGTGCCGGCACATATCCAGATGGAGGGCTATGATATCCCGCAGTATGTAAACATCCAGTATCCGTGGGATGGAAGGGAAGATGTGTGGCGCGACGCAGTGCCGAGTGAATTTAATCCGGTGGCAAGCTATGTAAAATATTTTACACTGCCGGAAGGTTTTAGAAAAAGCGGACTTTATATTTCTTTTCAGGGTGTGGAGAGCGGTTTTGCATTGTGGTTAAACGGTCATTATGTCGGATACAGTGAGGACAGTTTCACCCCGTCAGATTTTGATCTTACTCCGTATGTAAAAGAGGGCGAAAATAAGCTGGCAGTCCAGGTGTTTAAGTGGACTTCTTCAAGCTGGTGCGAGGATCAGGATTTCTACCGGTTCTCCGGTATTTTCCGTTCGGTTTATCTGTATACCATGCCAAAGGTGCATGTGTATGATTTAAAAGTGCAGCCGGTTGTCGATGAGGCGGTTTTAAATGCAGATCTTCTTGTCACAATGCAGATGCGCGGCGAGGGAAAAGCAAGACTGACCCTGACCGGCAGCAGAAATTATTCCGTTTTGGAAGAAAAAGAAGAACAGATTGTTTTCTCTGAGGAGCTGCCAGTCTCTGAGGGGGAAGTTCATTTTGAAAAAGAGGTGAAAAAACCGGATCTGTGGAGTGCGGAGATCCCGAATTTATACACGCTTACGATCGAATGTTTTGATCAAAACGGGGAGAGAAGCGAGCTTGTCAGCCAAAGAATCGGATTCCGCCGTTTTGAAATGAAAGACGGTATCATGACATTAAATGGAAAGCGCATTGTATTTAAGGGTGTCAACCGTCATGAGTTCAGTTCCAAAACAGGACGTGCAGTGACAAGGGAAGAGGTTTTAAAAGACATCGTTACGATGAAACAGAACAACATCAATGCGATCCGCACCTGCCACTACCCGGATGCTTCCATTATATATGATCTCTGCGATGAGTACGGACTCTATATGATCGCGGAAAACAATCTCGAATCACACGGTTCATGGGATGCCGCGATGCATGGTTCTGTGCCGAAAGATATGATCGTTCCGGGGGACAACATGGACTGGGAACCGATGATGCTTGATCGTGTCAATTCCTGTTACCAGAGAGATAAAAACCATCCGGCAGTTCTGATCTGGTCAGTCGGAAATGAATCTTACGGCGGAAAAGTAATTTTTGACATGTCCGAAAAATTCCGTGCCTTAGATCCATACCGTCTGGTTCATTATGAGGGAATTTTCAATGACCGCAGATATGAGGCGACCAGCGATATGGAAAGCCAGATGTATACGAGCGTGGAAAATGTGAAAAAATTCCTCGCCGAGCATAAGGAAAAACCGTTTATTATGTGTGAATATACACATGCGATGGGAAATTCCTGTGGTGCCATGCACAAATACACGGATCTGACCGATACGGAACCGAGATATCAGGGCGGTTTTATCTGGGATTACATTGACCAGTCCATCTTGAAAAAAGACCGCTATGGAAAAGATTTTCAGGCATATGGCGGCGATTTCTTAGAGCGTCCGACGGATTATAATTTCAGTGGAAATGGAATCTGCTATGGTGGAGACCGAGATCCGTCCCCGAAGATGCAGGAAGTGAAATTCAATTACCAGAATATCAGTATTCTGTTTGAAAAGGAAGGGAAGTTTACCGTTGTAAATAAAAACCTGTTTGCAAATACCGACCGGTTCCGCTGTGTGGCAGTTTTACAGAAAAACGGGGTTGTTGTGAAAAAACAGGAGATAGAGACAGCAGTACCGCCGCTTAGCACGAAGGACTATGAGATCCCGTTTGCCATTTTGCGTGCAGATGATAAGGATCAGAAAAAAGACCCGGATGCAGAATACACACTCACCGTTTCATTCTGGTTAAAGGAGGATATGAGCTGGGCAGATGCAGGACATGAGGTCGCTTTTGGACAGAAGATTTATAAAAAGATCCCTGCTTTCCATGCATCCGAAAAGCCGATCCGCGTGGTTCACGGCAAGGTAAACATCGGAGTAAAAGGCGAAGATTTTGACTGCCTGTTTTCCATGTTGAGTGGGGGACTTGTTTCCTACCGCTATGCGGGGAAAGAAATGATCGAGAAGATCCCGATGCCGAATTTCTGGAGGGCACCGGTGGACAATGATAACGGAAGCATGGCTCCGGCGCGCTATGCACAGTGGAAGATCGCAAGCATGTATATCAGTCACAGAAACGGTGGGATGTTTGACAATGTCCCGACCAAAGTGGAAGAAAAAGACAATACCGTGACAGTCACTTACACCTATTTTATGCCGACAACACCGGCGGGCAAATGTCAGGTTTCCTACACCGTTTTTGGTGATGGAACGATCGAGACAAAACTGATGTATGATCCGGTAGAGGGACTTCCGGATATGCCGGAGTTTGGCATGATGTTCTGGTTTAATGCAGATTATGACAATCTTACCTGGTATGGCATGGGACCGGATGAGACCTATGCAGACCGGAGACATGGAGCAAAGCTTGGAATCTACAGCAATAAAGTGGCTGACAATATGGCAAAATATTTAGTTCCGCAGGAATGTGGCAACAAAGTCGGTGTGCGGTATGCGCGCCTTGTGGATGCAAAAGGCAGGGGAATGATGTTTGAGGGAGATGAATTAAGCTTCTCGGCACTTCCGTATACACCACATGAACTTGAAAATGCAGCCCATGTTTATGAACTGCCGCAGGTACATCACACGATCGTCCGTGTGGCATTGGCGCAGATGGGAGTCGGCGGTGATGACAGCTGGGGATCTTTAGTGCACCCGGAATACCATATTGATGTGACGAAACCGTTAGAATTTACGTTCCGCTTTAAAGGAATATAG
- a CDS encoding pyridoxal phosphate-dependent aminotransferase, whose translation MVSKRIQKALLGNSAIRAMFVEGKAMAEKYGAENVYDFSLGNPATPAPAALNDSIRDLLDEADKKGAAGSLELHGYMENAGYKDVRETIAANLNKRFGTAFDDHNIVMTVGAAGGLNIIFKTVLDPGDEVIVFAPFFGEYRQYAANFDSEIVTVNPDLKTFLPDLNDFEAKITEKTKALIVNTPNNPTGVIYKPETMEAIASILEKKQKEFGHDIYLVSDEPYRELVYDGNKEDFLTKYYKNTIVGYSFSKSLSLPGERIGYVVVPNEASDAEELIRGIEISNRTLGFVNAPSLIQKAVARCLDEKTDVSFYDENRTMLYDGLTELGFTCIKPEGAFYLWVKSPVDNEEEFVEEGKKLHLLMVKGSAFGCGGFVRLAYCVSHETVKNSLPAFEKLAQVYGLK comes from the coding sequence ATGGTTTCAAAAAGAATACAAAAAGCACTGCTTGGAAATTCCGCGATCCGTGCAATGTTTGTGGAAGGAAAAGCGATGGCGGAAAAATATGGTGCGGAGAATGTCTATGATTTTTCACTCGGCAACCCTGCAACACCGGCTCCGGCAGCATTAAACGACAGTATCAGAGATTTGTTGGATGAGGCAGATAAGAAAGGAGCGGCAGGTTCTTTAGAATTGCACGGATATATGGAAAATGCAGGTTATAAAGATGTGCGTGAGACGATCGCGGCAAACTTAAATAAACGTTTTGGTACCGCATTTGACGATCATAATATCGTGATGACAGTCGGTGCAGCGGGAGGCCTCAATATTATTTTTAAAACGGTCTTGGATCCTGGTGATGAGGTGATCGTGTTTGCCCCGTTTTTTGGTGAGTACCGTCAGTATGCAGCCAATTTTGATTCAGAGATTGTAACGGTAAATCCGGATCTTAAGACTTTTCTGCCGGATCTGAACGATTTTGAGGCAAAGATTACGGAAAAGACCAAGGCACTGATTGTCAATACGCCGAACAATCCGACCGGTGTCATCTATAAACCGGAGACGATGGAGGCGATCGCTTCTATCTTAGAAAAGAAGCAGAAAGAATTTGGACATGACATTTACCTGGTTTCGGATGAGCCGTATCGGGAACTGGTTTATGATGGAAATAAAGAGGATTTTCTGACGAAATATTATAAAAATACGATTGTTGGATATTCGTTCAGTAAATCGCTGTCACTTCCTGGAGAGCGTATCGGTTACGTGGTAGTTCCGAACGAGGCATCCGATGCTGAAGAACTGATCCGCGGTATTGAAATTTCAAACCGTACGCTTGGATTTGTCAATGCACCATCTCTGATCCAGAAAGCGGTTGCAAGATGTTTAGATGAGAAAACAGATGTTTCTTTCTATGATGAAAACCGAACAATGTTGTACGATGGCTTAACGGAACTTGGATTTACCTGTATCAAACCGGAAGGAGCATTTTACCTGTGGGTGAAATCCCCGGTCGATAATGAGGAAGAATTTGTGGAAGAGGGCAAAAAGCTGCATCTTCTGATGGTAAAGGGAAGTGCATTTGGATGTGGTGGATTTGTACGTCTTGCTTATTGTGTTTCCCATGAGACGGTCAAAAATTCACTGCCCGCTTTTGAAAAACTTGCACAAGTGTATGGACTGAAATAA
- a CDS encoding YerC/YecD family TrpR-related protein, whose amino-acid sequence MSKKLRTEAVDHLFDAILSLQNKEECYTFFEDVCTVNELLSLSQRFEVAKMLRDQKTYLDIAEKTGASTATISRVNRSLNYGNDGYDMVFSRLQDMDKE is encoded by the coding sequence ATGAGCAAGAAACTTAGGACAGAGGCAGTCGATCATCTTTTTGATGCTATCTTAAGCCTCCAGAACAAGGAAGAATGTTATACATTTTTTGAAGATGTATGTACTGTAAATGAGCTGCTTTCTTTATCACAGAGATTTGAAGTTGCAAAGATGCTTAGAGATCAGAAAACGTATCTCGATATTGCGGAAAAGACCGGTGCTTCCACTGCAACGATCAGTCGTGTGAACCGTTCATTAAATTATGGAAATGACGGATACGACATGGTTTTTTCAAGACTTCAGGACATGGATAAAGAATAG
- the hisC gene encoding histidinol-phosphate transaminase: MSSWESYVRKVVPYVPGEQPQEQHMIKLNTNENPYPPAPGVIRALKEFDTDRLRLYPEPTCKVLVDAIAEYYGLKSSQVFVGVGSDDVLAMIFMTFFNSKTPVWFPDITYSFYDVWADMLRIPYEVKPLDENFQIVKEDYYGENGGVVFPNPNAPTGILMPLSEIEDIIQHNRNVIVVVDEAYIDFGGESALPLIEKYDNLLVVQTFSKSRSMAGMRIGYAMGNEKLIKYINDVKYSFNSYTMNQTALALGVEAIKDKAYFEETRQRVIATREWTKQELTKLGFSFGDSMSNFIFATHERVSAKELFEALKKEHIFVRYFSKERISNYLRISIGTKEEMEELIRFLKNYLQ; the protein is encoded by the coding sequence ATGAGCAGCTGGGAATCTTATGTAAGAAAAGTAGTGCCTTATGTTCCGGGAGAACAGCCACAGGAACAGCATATGATAAAATTAAATACAAATGAAAATCCATATCCGCCGGCACCGGGAGTGATCCGTGCACTGAAAGAATTTGATACAGACCGGCTTCGGTTATATCCGGAACCGACCTGCAAGGTTTTGGTGGATGCAATCGCAGAGTATTATGGATTAAAGAGCAGTCAGGTGTTTGTCGGTGTGGGATCGGATGATGTGCTTGCCATGATCTTCATGACTTTTTTTAATTCCAAAACACCGGTCTGGTTCCCGGATATCACATATTCCTTTTATGATGTCTGGGCAGACATGCTGCGGATTCCATATGAGGTAAAGCCGTTAGATGAAAATTTTCAGATTGTAAAAGAAGATTATTATGGCGAAAATGGCGGTGTGGTTTTTCCAAATCCAAATGCACCGACGGGAATTTTAATGCCGTTGTCTGAAATAGAGGATATCATACAACATAACCGGAATGTCATCGTGGTGGTGGATGAGGCATATATCGATTTTGGCGGGGAGAGTGCACTTCCGTTAATCGAGAAATATGATAATCTGCTGGTAGTCCAGACATTTTCAAAATCGCGCTCCATGGCAGGCATGCGTATCGGTTATGCGATGGGAAATGAGAAACTGATCAAATATATCAATGATGTGAAATATTCATTCAATTCCTATACCATGAATCAGACAGCGCTTGCACTTGGTGTGGAAGCAATCAAAGATAAAGCCTACTTTGAAGAGACAAGACAGCGTGTAATAGCAACCCGTGAATGGACGAAGCAGGAACTCACAAAACTTGGTTTTTCATTTGGCGATTCCATGAGTAATTTTATCTTCGCGACACATGAGCGTGTATCGGCAAAAGAACTGTTTGAGGCTTTGAAAAAAGAACACATTTTTGTGCGGTATTTTTCGAAGGAACGAATCAGCAATTATCTCAGGATCAGTATTGGAACGAAGGAAGAGATGGAGGAGCTGATCCGTTTCCTGAAAAATTATCTGCAGTGA
- the galT gene encoding UDP-glucose--hexose-1-phosphate uridylyltransferase has protein sequence MIQEKILELTEYGLVTGLAAPEDKRFTINRLLELFQLDELEDEVAAAYEKREPMTQETAEDALEGILTEMLDYAAEQGLMPEDTITYRDLFDTKIMSMLMPRPSEVITKFRGLYNHQSAQAATDYFYKLSCDSNYIRRYRIKKDLKWTADTEFGILDITINLSKPEKDPKAIAAAKLAKQSGYPKCLLCKENEGYAGRVNHPARQNHRIIPVTINGSDWFFQYSPYVYYNEHCIIFNGQHTPMKIERATFGKLLDFVEQFPHYFVGSNADLPIVGGSILSHDHFQGGHYEFAMAKAPVEKEISFKGFEDVKAGIVKWPMSVIRISAEKKERLIELADKILLAWRGYTDEAAFIFAETDGEPHNTITPIARRRGDLYELDLVLRNNITTEEHPLGVYHPHAKLHHIKKENIGLIEVMGLAVLPARLKKEMADLEQALLDGTSIREDEVLAKHADWVEEFLPKYGFTFGSGLEGEVTPEKLHEIVQTEIGLVFKEVLKDAGVYKCTEEGRTAFMRFVDKVNA, from the coding sequence ATGATACAGGAAAAGATTTTAGAGTTGACAGAATATGGTCTGGTGACAGGACTTGCTGCACCGGAAGATAAAAGATTTACTATCAATCGTCTGTTAGAACTTTTTCAATTAGATGAGTTAGAAGATGAAGTCGCTGCAGCATATGAAAAGAGAGAGCCGATGACACAGGAGACCGCTGAGGATGCCTTAGAGGGAATTCTCACAGAAATGCTTGACTATGCGGCAGAGCAGGGACTGATGCCGGAGGATACGATCACATACCGTGATCTGTTTGACACAAAGATCATGAGCATGCTGATGCCAAGACCAAGTGAAGTCATCACAAAATTCCGTGGACTTTATAATCATCAGTCCGCACAGGCGGCAACCGATTATTTTTACAAATTAAGCTGTGATTCGAACTATATCCGCAGATACCGTATTAAGAAGGATCTGAAATGGACTGCAGATACCGAGTTTGGTATCTTGGATATCACGATCAATTTATCAAAACCGGAAAAAGATCCGAAAGCAATCGCTGCAGCAAAACTTGCAAAACAGAGCGGTTACCCGAAATGCTTACTCTGCAAGGAAAATGAGGGATACGCAGGACGTGTGAACCATCCGGCAAGACAGAATCACAGAATCATCCCGGTAACGATTAATGGCAGTGACTGGTTTTTTCAGTACTCTCCGTATGTATATTACAATGAGCACTGCATTATATTCAACGGACAGCACACACCGATGAAAATTGAGCGTGCAACGTTCGGCAAACTGCTTGATTTCGTGGAACAGTTTCCACATTATTTTGTAGGATCAAACGCAGATCTTCCAATTGTCGGCGGTTCTATTTTAAGCCATGATCATTTCCAGGGTGGTCATTACGAATTTGCCATGGCAAAAGCACCGGTCGAAAAAGAAATCTCATTCAAGGGATTTGAGGATGTAAAAGCAGGCATTGTAAAATGGCCGATGTCCGTGATCCGTATCAGTGCGGAGAAAAAAGAGCGTCTGATCGAGCTGGCAGATAAAATTTTACTTGCATGGAGAGGTTATACGGACGAGGCAGCATTTATTTTTGCTGAGACAGACGGGGAACCACATAATACGATCACTCCGATCGCAAGAAGACGTGGAGATTTATATGAACTTGATCTGGTACTGCGTAACAACATTACCACAGAAGAGCATCCGCTTGGTGTTTATCATCCACATGCAAAGCTGCACCATATCAAGAAAGAAAACATTGGTCTGATCGAGGTTATGGGTCTTGCAGTACTTCCGGCACGTCTGAAAAAAGAGATGGCGGACTTAGAGCAGGCACTGCTTGACGGTACGTCCATCCGTGAGGATGAAGTTCTTGCAAAACATGCAGACTGGGTAGAAGAATTCCTTCCGAAATACGGATTTACATTTGGCAGCGGTTTAGAGGGAGAGGTAACCCCGGAAAAACTGCATGAGATCGTGCAGACAGAGATCGGTCTGGTATTTAAGGAAGTATTAAAAGACGCCGGTGTTTATAAATGTACCGAAGAAGGCAGAACTGCGTTCATGCGTTTCGTAGACAAAGTGAATGCATAG